Within the Salvia hispanica cultivar TCC Black 2014 chromosome 4, UniMelb_Shisp_WGS_1.0, whole genome shotgun sequence genome, the region CATTCACATTCATTTCACACACCCACATCCTTCTCTactcaatatttttcaaaattactttatcaaatttcttctcctattataaatattttattgaaatttgctTATCGTTGTATTCTTTTTTCCAATATTGTAATACATCgaacaattaatttattatttatttaaatttatataatttagacattgacattaaaaataaaagaaaatagtgaTGATGTTTACCATTTTAGCATGTTCGCCATTAGGCGTCTCGTTCAtctttaccataaatgataggtacatctcacattccattcacattctattataaaactaatatataaaaatggatttcacgTTCCATTATTTTCtcacccatttttttttatatttcttataatTCATGCCAAAATTCAAACGAAActtaaagtatcattttatttattacttgtACAATTACTTACCCTAAACACTACTTAACAACATTATCCCCATAATCCATTATCACTAATCTACAACCTTTTCGCATTATCTTTACttaatcaattttgcattattttatttttatagaacaATGGAATCAACAGTGATTAGACACCATTTGCAAATACTTAGTTCGCTAATGGAAACATACCGCATCTCGACTTACAAACtagccatatcttattttctcCGGActacaatattatattaaaagttGAGAACTATATAACGAGTAGAATAACATCAACTTTATGTAATCAGAACTAAAACTCAATCAGAAAACTATCACAAAAATGTCATAAAATGTCAAGATTTTTGCCGTCTGCGAGGCACTGATAACAGTACCAActgaaacaataaaaattcaaaacacatcctttcaaaaagtttaaaCAACTCATATAGCCTAACTCACATCCCTGTAAAAGCCTTCTTCCCAAGACCAGAAGAACCAGCTGGAATAACCTTAAGAACATTGAACCTCACAGTTTTGGACAATGGCCTGCAAGAAAATAACACAGTTCAATAACATCAAATTCCAGATTTAGTAATAGCATAAGAGACTGATAATGCATATATGGTACTGGTACTAGCCTGCATTGACCAATGGTGACATGGTCGCCTTCCTTAACGCGAAAGCATGGGGAAATGTGAGCTGGTATGTTGGAGTGCCTCTTCTCATATCTAAAGTTCAATGTATTACAGCAGTTAGATACACAACCAAGACAAAAGCAGCCAGCAACATATAACAGAGCATGAGCATCATACCGTTGGTACTTCTTCACCCAGTGGAGGTAGTTACGTCTAACAATGATAGTCCGCATCATCTTTGCGCTGTGGCAAGTTCCAGCAAGGATACGCCCTCTGATGGATACATTACCAGTGAAAGGGCACTTCTTGTCAATGTATGTGCCTGCAAAAAAGGCATATTGAGTTTcagtaaaaaacaaatatattgaagcaacaaaacaaagaaaagaggAGGATTTGATTACATCATCAtcattactattattattatgtgaaTAACAGCACACTGCATTCAGTACAGTAACAATGAACTACTTTATAAGCCCTGTCATTCAACAGCAAGAgaataatttacaaaaaaatgcaCAATTTGTGGTACACTAGCACTTGAAAGCACAATTCACATATATCAAACACTAAAGAAATATCACTTTTACCAAAGAAACATAACATCACATATAGCACACTGAGTcaaaaaacatataaacacAGATTTCATACAAGCTTCAATTCTCAAAACACAACAACAgagaattaaagaaaatgaaacgtACAAACCAGATGGATTGACAAGGGCAAAACATCATAAATAAAACAgcaaaatacaatatttatgtaaaaacaaataagaatATTGCACCTTCAGAAGCCTCGCGCGGGGTTTTGAATCCGAGTCCAATGCTCTTAAAGTAGCGGTTGCCTCCCTTTCCTGGGGCCTTACCCTTACCAGACTTCTTAGAGCTACATTCAAACAAATACGAAATCAGATGAGTAATCGAAATAAGGATTCTGTCCACTACAattcatcacaaaaaaaataaaataaaagaggatTTCGAATTTAGATTCAACACCAAGCAGCGTATTCACATGAAATCTAAGATTACGCAAACGTAAACTCACCATAGAAACACCTTGGGCTGCTTCAAAAAAGCCTTCTCGGTCTGCAAATCGGTAGAAAGTACAATCAAATTAAGCAGTGGCgatgaagaaaacaaagagGCGAGATGTGGATAGAAGAAGGATGTACCTGTTCCGCCATGGCTGCGCGTGTGCGTGTGTGACTGTGTGTGGAGCAAAAACCCTAGTCGGCAGCAGCGGAGAATGAAGCTGCGCAACTGAATTTGGTTATTTAAACATTCCAACATCATACATCCATTCCTATTTGGGcctattttttgtttgaggCTTATTAAAAGCCCAATACAACTATATATTATAACGTGGGCCGAATTGAAAGATAAGTCTGCAATTCAATTTAGTTTGAGTATCTGAATGgctaattttaacttttaaatgtAATGAATTAACCGGAtaatttgttccatttttccatttttagtccatcccacataatttgtctcattttccttttatcattttaggtaGTGGCCCCCAtattattccattaactcatttctacttacaatttattataaaactaatatataaaagtaggaacTCGTTCAAAgtgagacgaattatccgggactgagggagtaatatttgttacttttctcaattatctaatgtcataaattattgatgatatttttcatttaactCATGAATTTTGGTTGActtctaaaaaaatttgaacaaaagtgtgattttttttctttttttaagaaatagggattttagttattttgaaCGTTTGGctattttatttggtttaaaaaaaaaagttaactCTTATAtgaaggaggaaattacaaataaacttCTAAGAAAGGTGGAAATTACAATTGATGTCAAGAGGGCTCGAATTCGGCACCTCATACATTGATGTCTAAGCTCCTTACCACTAGGACAAAGGCTCTGGACAAGCTAGCTATTTTATTTGGTTGGAGGaggtaaaattgtataaattgattacttgAATCAGAcctttaatataattagtagGATTACTGAATCCCTAGAACAAAGTGGGGAGCTTAAGTTTGATGATAGTTGATACAATTGACTTTATACTGGGGATTTGTATGTTACAGATTTTTTATTGGGTGATTGATTACATGGCTATATATAGAGATGTTTGATGAGCAATACACGCATTTATACGAGTTTACCAAGCTATATTTAGcattttttgtgaatttattagACTAGAATAGGCATGTTGTGAATAGTAACATGTTGTGAAGAGTACTCCTTCCATAtgtgaataagagtctcatttctttccaTCACGAGTTTagagaaatattaagaaagtgggtggaaaaaaattagtggtaTATAAGCATCacttatatttattagttttaaatgaattatgaGTGGATTGAGTTATTGGAATGTGGGtctattactatttatagtataaatgaactgagactcttattcacggacgaagagagtaattGAGAATAGTGAAAgtaattttgtttagtttatttgAGTAATCTTTTGGAGTGAGATGATTATGAACTTGagatattctataaataatgaagtaGGGATGATGTGTGATTTTTCTTAGAACTAGTGTCATCACCCGTGCGATACACGAGCCAAACAGTTCACGTAATGATCATTCTTAATAAACCAACATAAacaatatgaatatatgaattctgtatataaaatgcatataataaCCTCGTATACTATTTATGCTAGCATGCTAATTATTCAAAGTATATATGCATCTTTTGGCAAGTGTATTGAGTTCTTTCCGTCCTAATTAAGATGACTCGCTTTCTCTCCGTACCATCAAagataattcaattattcaaagactatttaatatactttatccatcccattaaagatgactcactctctattttgatttgtcccaattaagatgactcattactaagattctcgtgccgcccaaggaagaAATATTCTTCCTTAGAATAGAGGAAGTACTATAGGTCCGttaagaaaattcataccgttatTGTATCAAAAACCTACATTACGATATCGTAccataccgaaaattcggtaaTTTTTGGTACGATACAATCGATATACCATTTTTCGGTATTTATGTACACACCTCTAGGAAGGTGCATGCATgttgttttaaatatatacagTAGGTATAGATTGTGATTATATGAAACAGATCCATTCAAATGATCTCTATTCCCCACAGAATATATAGGTGGTTTGATTTGGTAccttaaaatttgtattgaaGATGATTATTcttaaatgaaatttgtattGGAGATGTTTTTTCCTAAATAGTTGTCATGATTATCAATATATgtgctaattaattagcataaGAATGAGTTTAATTCAAATCCAATTATTATCCATATGCACAACTTAAACCTAGCCTTGTACTAGACCATTACTCCTTTAGTTTCTTCGCAAGGGTTCTTCTGCTTCCTTTTTCACGGTTAGTTGCGGCTCAGGAGCAGGAAGTCCATCCTTTGAAGGTGGCCCAATAGGATCGCCCACCTCTTCTACTTCATCATTCACGGTTGGTTGCGGCTTGGTAGCAGGAACTCATCCTCTGGAGGTGGCCCAACAAGATCGCCCACGAGCGGAGATGCCTCCACCGACATAACCACATGAGGAGAAGAAAAAACCAGTGAAGTTGCTGCGAAAGCATCTACAACCATTTCAGCTTGGGCTATGACACATTGAGTTAGAGTAGTTGTTTGCTCTTCAGTTAGCTCcatctcatttttcatattccaAAGAATGAACATTATGATTTTAGCATAAGCTGTTGTCATAGAGGTGGGTGAAGAACTCACCACATCAATGGGTGAGTGGGCTACTCTCCATTGGATTCTAAATGGAGTAGAAAATAGGGCCAAatcagtgttttaaaaaccggaccggacAGGCCGGCTCGACCGGCGGACCGCGAACCGGCAGCTGGTCCGGTCCGGTACGGCCCCTAAAACCGTTCATGTGTTTAGCCGCCTTGAACCGCCGTAACCGGCCGATCGGACCGGTTGAACCGGAAACACACAAACCTATGTGACCTAATTGTTTAAATATGTGTGCATGTGCATATAGTGATGATATACGtacttataatattatatgtatgCATTTGGATTAAAAGCTAcatgtactatataaattGTTCATGTACGTTTGGATAGTATAATGTACTACattcttatattattatttatatggaTTACGTGTTGCATAGTTAGCAAAGGATATGACACTTGTACTTAAGagattcattttaattagtataaGTCGGCAAAATAGCCGATGTATATATTTGTGTACAAATATCTATATTGTTGATCAtttggaaaaaagaaatggttTTGAGAGAGTTTAGTGGAAATACGAAAAAGTATAGAGAAAAGTTTTGGATCGAGAGTTATAAATCAAGAATCGAAATAAGGAGCTCAATAAGATTACCTATCAtaatcaggtgtgtataaatcacacttttaattttacatgttttatgtGCTTCTTTGCTAGGTGttaaataaagtgaataatttgattatatggtGTGACTCTGATATAATAGTGTGTTATTTGCTATAGATGGTGGAATATGGTATGGATATATGATTAGTGCAAtggacatattttatatattgtaaatgaattatatgatagaaatatgtAATTGGTGAAATTGATGTATTTACACatgattttggaattatttgtgaatcatatgattaaagaggatctgtgacGGTCTTGCCCTggatctgaaaaaaaaaatatagagagaccttcgggtcatagagggacctatgagtccaattaaTGAGGGACCTTTGGGTcaaatacagagggacctatgagtccaacAACatagggaccttcgggtcatagaggaatcccgggcagataccagacttgatttgtcacagaataataaactgaacagAGTGGCACGTGCATATgtatattgaattaattttaatatttgttgattattgttttatatattggttaaagagtatgtttgatatttgacatgtggaattaaaggtaaggtttatatacactgagttgtagctcatataaaccactaatatttttcaggaataagatatcagtgaAGTTTTTGATTGATATGAGTCATAGGAACTCCACATGTTATCAGGATCGCCGGCTGACAcgttttggcaaccttctcctccccatcatttttgcatataaataaatgtgtagtatatagagtggtgagagggtcccactacggtttagaatgttttgaaatatgtacttgataaatgttggtttttgaaattatataatatatgtgttttttGTACTTGACGCGCGGggtaatttatattaaaatataaaaactatttatagtaagtgcatacgtcataagggttgaggtgtgacagtttaggtggtatcagagcggggaTAGATTCCCGCTGGGACATGACATTCATAAATATCATACGATACATATGAGTTATAAGTTGCACATGCATTTGAATTATCATGAACATTTGTCACCAAGGAGAGAAGGGTTAGCCGCCCTACATTGTCCATTAATTATAGAGTGCATTTCATATACATGTTGCATCATATGAGGATTACCCAGGCTTTTAGAACAAAGAGTATATGGACCAATGATGAGGTAAAGaggttgaaaatttaaagagCCCGGAAAAGTAGaagttgttgattttatgGGACTAATCTGACTGAGGCTGGGATATAGTTAAAAGTGATAGAACCGTGTTCAATCAAATCAGTTGTATGTCAGAAGAAGGTTTTGATTATAGGGTATCTCTTATTTGAAGCAATACTTACTCTTGTGGGGAAACAGTCTCACAAGCTATGATACAACCTCTGATATTCTGGTATTCAGTTCAGACGATTTTTCTAGAGAACTCAATGCTAAATGTATGCAAAGAAGTGTATTGTGataagaagaagagaaggtTTTGTCTTTAATCAAGGAACTATGTTTGTTGATTATGAGttgacattattttaatatacaaggTTTTCTAAAGAACGTATTGCGAGTTAATTCGATTGAACTGGTAGCGGATATTGTTTCTCTTGTTCATACACAAATTTTGATACTATTATGGGTATAGATTGGTTTTCACTTCATCGAACCATGGTAGCTTgtcaagtaaaaaaaatggtaatataTTCATCGAGATGGGATCGAGTGATATTTTACGGTAATCAATATATTGTTCCaggttttcttatattatctaGATCGGCTTTCTGGATTTTCACCTTATCAGGAGACATATTTCTCTATTGAGCactgcatttatttttatttctacttatCAACCATCTTCATTAGAGTTTCAAGAATTTAAGAAACAGTTACAAGAGTTGTCAGACAAGAGATATGTATGACTCAATGTTTTACTTTGGAGAGCgccaatattatttttgaagaagaaagatgataCACTGAGACATTATATACACTATTGGAAGTCGAATCGAGTGATAGTGAAGAATAAATATCTATAACCGAGAATAAAAGacttatttgatcaatttcaaGGTATGCAATTGTTTTCGAGTACTGATTTTTGATCAAGATATCATCAGTTGAAGATAGCTAAAGAGAATATTGCAGAGACGCCATTTTGAACTCAGTACAACCATTATGAGTTTTGGTTATGCCTTTCGAATAAACTATTGCACCTACAATTATTTATGGCATTGATGAACAAATTCTCTCAACTATTCCTGAATCAGTTAGATATTATTTCTATTGACTTACTATTATATTCATGAAGTACAGATGAGCATGTTAATCACTTGCAGTCAGTATTACAAGTTATGCGAGATAAACAGATTATTGCAAGGTTGAGTAAATGTGAGTTTTTGCTAGAACATGTGGTATTGTTGGGACACGTGGTGTTAGGTCATGGAATAGAAGTGGATATACAAAAGATTGAACTGGTTTTCAACTGGaaatttttcttgattattattcaattgataaCGAAGTTAGTATGACAgaattctttatctttttatatgGAGTGAAGCATATCAAAAGAGTTTTAATGAGTGGAAGCATTGGTTGAATATGTCACCTATTTTGATTATCTCCGCAGGTACAagatattatgttatttatagtGATGCGCTGAAACATGGAATTGATTATCTCTTGACttaatggaaagtttattGCTTATGCGTCGTAACAATCGCAAGTACATGGAGTTTCTTATTCTGTTCAAAATATGTTATTAGCGACATTATTTTGCTTTGAAGATTTTACATCATTATCTGCAGGAACGCTTATATGGTATTCTAGTATCTTATATATTGACAGAGATCTGCGATTTACTATCTCAGTCTTGATAAAGTCTTTTTGTGAGTTTCACCTCAGAAAGGAGTCATGCGATTCGAGCAAAAAGGTAAGTTGAGTCCTCATTATATTGAACCGTGAGATATTGTTGAAAGAGTTTCACCTAACCCGAAACTTgtattattttgcatattatcatattatattgtcattGTATATTATATTGGCATTTATACTACAGAGATGTGAAGTGTGTCATAGAGAATATATTAACTTTTTATGATTGATTCGGTATAGTCAAATATATAGATGCTTTTGATTCACGAGAATTTTAAATAGGAGTGTGTATATACTgtagaattaaattagtgtATATATGACCTAATTGTTTAAATATGTGTGCATGTGTATATAGTGATGATATACGtacttataatattatatgtatgCATTTGGATTAAAAGCTAcatgtactatataaattGTTCATGTACGTTTGGATAGTATAATGTACTACattcttatattattatttatatggaTTACGTGTTACATAGTTAGCAAAGGATATGACACTTGTACTTGAAGagattcattttaattagtataaGTCGGCAAAATAGCCGATGTATATATTTGTGTACAAATATCTATATTGTTGATCAtttggaaaaaagaaatgattttGAGAGAGTTTAGTGGAAATACGAAAAAGTATAGAGAAAAGTTTTGGATCGAGAGTTATAAATCAAGAATCGAAATCAGGAGCTCAATAAAATTACCTATCAtaatcaggtgtgtataaatcacacttttaattttacatgttttatgtGCTTCTTTGCTAGGTGttaaataaagtgaataatttgattatatgatgtgacTCTGATATAATtgtgtgttatttgatatagATGGTGGAATATGGTATGGATATGTGATTAGTGCAAtggacatattttatatattataaatgaattatatgatagaaatatgtAATTGGTGAAATTGATGTATTTACACatgattttggaattatttgtgaatcatatgattaaagaggatctgtgacGGTCTTGCCCTggatctgaaaaaaaaatatagagagaccttcgggtcatagagggacctatgagtccaattacagagggaccttcgggtcaaatacagagggacctatgagtccaattacagagggaccttcgggtcatagaggaatcccgggcagataccagacttgatttgtcacagaataataaactgaacagAGTGACACGTGCATATgtatattgaattaattttaatatttgttgattattgttttatatattggttaaagagtatgtttgatatttggcatgtggaattaaaggtaaggtttatatacactgagttgtggctcatataaaccactaatatttttcaggaataagatatcagtgaAGTTTTTGATTGATATGAGTCATAGGAACTCCACATGTTATCAGGATCGACGGCTGACAcgttttggcaaccttctcctcctaatcatttttgcatataaataaatgtgtagtatatagagtggtgagagggtcccactacggtttagaatgttttgaaatatgtacttgataaatgttggtttttgaaattatataatatatgtgtttttgtACTTGACGCGCAGGgtaatgtatattaaaatataaaaattatttatagtaagtgcatacgTCATAAGAGTTGAGGTGTGACACTACCACTCCACCACATGGTCTTGAATgaaatattgtgaatattaattattgttatatattaactctataattttttgtccacacaaattaataatttgtgtttagttttatactttaaaatattttttagttatgatatgtttaattttaataataagccattaaattttatttttattgatgtaatatggagtatatattattaatatagtttattactccatatttactaataattcaagtttaattttatgcaatAACTAATAATGctattatagtatatatttatccaaattaactaaaaattgatgtttagttttatatattttctataatattatttcaccacataaatgttttgagataatatgaattttatctatttattatatgtaaaatatat harbors:
- the LOC125218261 gene encoding 40S ribosomal protein S11-2-like, which produces MAEQTEKAFLKQPKVFLCSKKSGKGKAPGKGGNRYFKSIGLGFKTPREASEGTYIDKKCPFTGNVSIRGRILAGTCHSAKMMRTIIVRRNYLHWVKKYQRYEKRHSNIPAHISPCFRVKEGDHVTIGQCRPLSKTVRFNVLKVIPAGSSGLGKKAFTGM